ACGGCTCGTCGAGCGACTTGCCGTTGATCACCAGCCGCTCCTGCGGGTCGCAGCAGACCACGTGGTCACCGCCGACGCCGATCACCCGCTTGATGAAGTCCTCACCGTCGGGGTTGCCGCTCCACTCGATCGGCGCCTTGAACACGATCACCTCACCGCGGTGCGGTGACCGGAAGTCGTAGACCAGCTTGTTGACCAGCACCCGGTCATCGATCTTGAGCGTGTTCTCCATGGACGGGGAGGGGATGAAGAAGGTCTGCAGCACGAAGGCGCGGACCAGCACCGCTACCAGGATCGCCACACCCAGCAGGATCGGCAGCTCCTTCCAGAAGGAACTGCGGGGCTTGTCGGTCTGCTCGTCAATCACGCCAAGGAGCCTACGTTGCCCGGCCGGACGTCACCGTCCGGAACGCGCGGGAACCCCGCAGCGCGGCCACCAGGGGAAGAAGCAGCAGCACACCGCCCTGCGGGGTCGGTCGGACCGGGGGCGCGCCCGAGGAGGCCGCGGCCGGCCCGGACACGTCGTCGAACGTCGACGGCACCGACAGCGGGTTCCACCGGGAGGACGGCCAGACCACCATGAAGGCACGGCCGACCACGTTGTCGATCGGCACCGGGCCCTGGCAGCGCGCGTCCTGGGACACCAGCCGGTGGTCGCCCATCACGAAGATCTGGCCGGGCGGCACGACGACCTCGTCGAAGCGCCGGGAGCGGCACTCCCCCGGGTTGGGAGGCAGATCCAGCGGGGAGTCGCGCACCACGTACGGCTCGTTGAGCGGGATGCCGTTGACGGTGACCCGACCCTGGCTGTCGCAGCACTTGACCCGGTCGCCGGGGAGGCCGATCACCCGTTTGATGAAGTCCTTCTCGCCGGGGCGGCTCACCCCCACCAGGTCACCGACGGTCCGGGTGAGCTTGCCGGCGATGCCCGGCGCTGGTTGCTCGTCGACCTGCGGTGCCCAGCGGTCGGTGCCCCGGAAGACCACCACCTCGCCGCGTACCGGGTCCCGGACGTCGTAGACGACCTTGTTGACCAGCACGCGGTCGCCGATCAGGAGCGTGTCCTCCATCGAGCCGGACGGGATGAAGAACGCCTGGAGCAGGAAGGTGCGGATCAACACCGCGAGGCAGAACGCGACGACCAGCAGCAGCGGAAGCTCCTGCCAGAGCGGCATCTGCCGGCGGCTGCGGCGGGCCCGCCGGCGCCACGGATCGACGGTGCCGTCCTCGTCAAGCGTCTGCACCACGCCACTCCCCGGTCCGCAGAAACACCACCGCCCGGGAGCCTCGTCGAGGCCCCACGGGCGGTTGTGGACGGCTGCCCGCCACGTGGGCGGGACCGCCGCCTGGCTGCGCCCGTACGACCAGGGTAGTGCGGTCCGGTCGGTACGGCATACGCGCAGCTCAGGCGGCGTGGCGAGCGGGAAGTCAGCTGGGCTGCTTCTCCCGCTTCTCCTTGATCTTGGCCTTCTTGCCGCGCAGCTCGCGCAGGTAGTACAGCTTGGCGCGGCGCACGGCACCGCGGGTCACGATCTCGATCCGGTCGATGCCCGGGCCGTTGATCGGGTAGGTCCGCTCGACGCCGACACCGAAGCTCACCTTCCGGACCGAGAAGGTCTCGCGCAGTCCGTCACCCTGGCGGCGGATGACGACGCCCTGGAAGATCTGGACACGGGACCGGTTGCCCTCGACGACGCGGGCGTGCACCTTGACGGTGTCACCGGCCCGGAAGTCGGGAAGGTCGGTCCGCTTCGACTGGGCGTCAAGGGCGTCCAGGATGTTCATCGCTGCGTCCTCGTAAGGCTCACGGCGCACCGTCACTCGGTGCGCGGGTGGGTGATTCTGATCCCCGGGTGATGGTCGGCGGGCCGACCCCGGTCGAGGATCCTCGCAGCCGCCCGCGGGCGCGGACGGATGCGGCAACCCCTCTACTTTGCCACATCCCCCGGCGGCGGCTGAAATCCGGCCCGGTCCAGTGCGGCGATGTCCCGTTTGTCGAGCTGCTCGGCGGGCAGCGCGGCGAGCAGGTCCGGACGCCGGGCGGCGGTACGCAGCAGCCCTTCCTCGCGCCGCCAGCGGGCGATCTTGCCGTGGTCGCCGGAGCGCAGCACCTCCGGCACGTCGTGCCCGCGCCAGCTCGGCGGCTTGGTGTAGATCGGCGCTTCGAGCAGCCCGTGCGCGTGCGACTCCTCGTCCAGCGAGCCGGCGTTGCCCAGTACACCGGGCAGCAGCCGGGTGACCGCCTCCAGGACGACCAGCACCGCCACCTCGCCGCCGAACAGCACGTAGTCGCCGAGCGAGACCTCGGTGACCGGCATCCGGGTCGCGGCGTGCGCCAGTACCCGCTGGTCGATCCCCTCGTACCGGCCGCAGGCGAAGAGCAGGTGCGGCTCGGCGGCCAGCTCGTACGCCATGGCCTGGGTGAACGGGACACCGGCCGGCGAGGGCACCAGCAGCCGGGGCGGCGGGGCCTCGGCCGGCGCGAGCGCGTCCAGCGCCCCACCCCAGGGCTCCGGGCGCATCACCATGCCCGGACCGCCGCCGTAGGGGGTGTCGTCGACCGTACGGTGCACGTCGTGGGTCCAGGTCCGCAGGTCGTGCACCGCCAACTGGAGTACGCCGTTGGCCCGGGCCCGGCCGATCAGCGACAGGTCCAGGGGGGCGAAGTACTCCGGAAAGATCGACACGATGTCGACGCGCATGCGGGGGTGCTCCAGCGGGCTAGAGATCGAGCAGTCCGGCTGGCGGGTCCACGATCACGCGTCCACCGGCCAGGTCGACCTCCGGAACGATCGCCCGAACGAACGGGATCAACGCGGTACGCCCCTCGGGGCGTCGCAGCACCAGCAGGTCGGACGACGGCGCGTGGTCGATCCGCGCCACCTCGCCCAGCCGCTCGCCGCCCGGCGTGACCACGGCCAGCCCGACGAGCTGGTGGTCGTGGAACTCCTCCGGGTCCTCCGGGGGCTCCACGTCGGCGCTGTCCACCACGAGCAGGGTCCCGCGCAGCGCCTCGGCGGTGTCGCGGTCCAGGATTCCGGCGAACGCGACCAGCACGCGGCCCTGGTGGAAGCGGGATTCCTCGATGGTCAGCTCCGTGGGAACGCGGAACGGCACACCGGGCCCGTCCGCGGGCGGCGGAACCGCCCCCGGCTCAGTGCGCAGCACCGTGCCGGGGGCGAACCGCGCTTCGGGCTCGTCGGTCCGCACCTCCACGGTGACCTCACCGCGGACACCGTGCGGCTTGCCGATCCTGCCGACGACGAGCTGCATCAGTACGAGTCGACGATGTCGACGCGTACCCCGCGCCCGCCGATGGAGCCGATCACCTGGCGCAGCGCCTTGGCGGTCCGGCCGGACCGCCCGATCACAGTGCCGAGGTCCTCGGGGTGCACGCGGACTTCCAGCCGCTTGCCCCGACGGGAATCAACCATCCGCACCCGGACGTCGTCCGGGTGGTCGACGATGCCCTTGACCAGGTGCTCCAACGCCGGACGCAGAGGCATGTCAGGCCTGCTCACCGGCGTCGGCAGCGGCAGCCGGGGCCTCGGCCGGAGCCTCGGTCTTCGGCGCCTCAGCCGGAGCCTCGGCCTTCGGAGCCTCAGCCGGAGCCTCGGCCTTCGGAGCCTCAGCCGGAGCCTCGGCCTTCGGAGCCTCAGCGGCCTTGGCGGCCTTCTTGGCCGGCTTGGCCGGGGTCTCCGGGGCGAGCCCGGCGGCGGCCTTCGCCTCAGCCTCGTACGCCGCCTTGCGGTCGGCCCGCTCGGGGGCGACCAGAAGCGGCGGCGGGGCCGGCAGGCCCTTGTACTTCTGCCAGTCACCGGTCAGCTCCAGCAGCCGCTGCACCGCCTCGCTCGGCTGAGCGCCGACGGACAGCCAGTACTGGACCCGCTCCGACTTGACCTCGATGACCGAAGGGTCCTCCTTCGGCTGGTACACCCCGACGAACTCGATCGCCCGGCCGTCACGCTTGGTGCGCGAGTCGGCGATGACAATGCGGTACTGCGGGTTGCGGATCTTACCCATCCGCAGGAGCCGGATCTTTACGGCCACAGTTGTTTCGCTCCTGTTGCGATCTCACCAGCCCGGCAGGGCGGTGTGTATGGGTGAGCGCCGACGGCACAGTGGGGTTGGGCCGGAGACTACTCGGTGGACTGGCGACGTGCCCGGGTTAGAGGGCGCCGGACGCGCGCCGGATACCAGCGACCCATTCTGCCAGATCCGACGCCGATCTCTCGCACCGGACCCGGACACCGCGCCCGGCTCGCCCGGACCGGTGACCCGGAACACCCCTCAGCGCACCGGCGGGCGGTCCCAGCCCGGCGGAAGTTCGTCCGGTACGTCCCAGTCGGCTGGGGGCGCGAAGTCGCACCAGGTGCCGTCGAACGGGAACTCACCGGCCTCGGCGAGCGCGA
Above is a window of Micromonospora coriariae DNA encoding:
- the rpsP gene encoding 30S ribosomal protein S16 — translated: MAVKIRLLRMGKIRNPQYRIVIADSRTKRDGRAIEFVGVYQPKEDPSVIEVKSERVQYWLSVGAQPSEAVQRLLELTGDWQKYKGLPAPPPLLVAPERADRKAAYEAEAKAAAGLAPETPAKPAKKAAKAAEAPKAEAPAEAPKAEAPAEAPKAEAPAEAPKTEAPAEAPAAAADAGEQA
- a CDS encoding RNA-binding protein, yielding MPTPVSRPDMPLRPALEHLVKGIVDHPDDVRVRMVDSRRGKRLEVRVHPEDLGTVIGRSGRTAKALRQVIGSIGGRGVRVDIVDSY
- the lepB gene encoding signal peptidase I: MVQTLDEDGTVDPWRRRARRSRRQMPLWQELPLLLVVAFCLAVLIRTFLLQAFFIPSGSMEDTLLIGDRVLVNKVVYDVRDPVRGEVVVFRGTDRWAPQVDEQPAPGIAGKLTRTVGDLVGVSRPGEKDFIKRVIGLPGDRVKCCDSQGRVTVNGIPLNEPYVVRDSPLDLPPNPGECRSRRFDEVVVPPGQIFVMGDHRLVSQDARCQGPVPIDNVVGRAFMVVWPSSRWNPLSVPSTFDDVSGPAAASSGAPPVRPTPQGGVLLLLPLVAALRGSRAFRTVTSGRAT
- the trmD gene encoding tRNA (guanosine(37)-N1)-methyltransferase TrmD, giving the protein MRVDIVSIFPEYFAPLDLSLIGRARANGVLQLAVHDLRTWTHDVHRTVDDTPYGGGPGMVMRPEPWGGALDALAPAEAPPPRLLVPSPAGVPFTQAMAYELAAEPHLLFACGRYEGIDQRVLAHAATRMPVTEVSLGDYVLFGGEVAVLVVLEAVTRLLPGVLGNAGSLDEESHAHGLLEAPIYTKPPSWRGHDVPEVLRSGDHGKIARWRREEGLLRTAARRPDLLAALPAEQLDKRDIAALDRAGFQPPPGDVAK
- the rplS gene encoding 50S ribosomal protein L19, translating into MNILDALDAQSKRTDLPDFRAGDTVKVHARVVEGNRSRVQIFQGVVIRRQGDGLRETFSVRKVSFGVGVERTYPINGPGIDRIEIVTRGAVRRAKLYYLRELRGKKAKIKEKREKQPS
- the rimM gene encoding ribosome maturation factor RimM (Essential for efficient processing of 16S rRNA) — encoded protein: MQLVVGRIGKPHGVRGEVTVEVRTDEPEARFAPGTVLRTEPGAVPPPADGPGVPFRVPTELTIEESRFHQGRVLVAFAGILDRDTAEALRGTLLVVDSADVEPPEDPEEFHDHQLVGLAVVTPGGERLGEVARIDHAPSSDLLVLRRPEGRTALIPFVRAIVPEVDLAGGRVIVDPPAGLLDL
- the lepB gene encoding signal peptidase I; translation: MIDEQTDKPRSSFWKELPILLGVAILVAVLVRAFVLQTFFIPSPSMENTLKIDDRVLVNKLVYDFRSPHRGEVIVFKAPIEWSGNPDGEDFIKRVIGVGGDHVVCCDPQERLVINGKSLDEPYIFSMDGIRDKPADQEFDITVPKGRLWVMGDHRSASGDSLEHWQQSGQNITEATIGEDEVVGRAFTVFWPVNRATWLTVPDQYDGIPKP